From one Mya arenaria isolate MELC-2E11 chromosome 4, ASM2691426v1 genomic stretch:
- the LOC128230796 gene encoding glycoprotein 3-alpha-L-fucosyltransferase A-like, which translates to MGGTNTCGDSGYFNTDVDMGGTNTGGDSGGTNMGGDSVGSNTDVGMDGTNTGGDSGGTNTGGDAGGTNTGGDSVGTNTGGDSGGSNTDVDMGGTNMGGDSGGTNTGGDTGGTNTGGTRVAPTRRGDPNEVILETFPDHRSHKNSKYIWITQKTGKSLEYDFIQNSTIKTVLDSPIVLKPATQADETDVIWPSLDRYEDDRIVKQMKFKSKSVLKLEKLGKKIPVKNILLYNGYNDWGVKPGRTSFVEQKCPVSACALTDRRVHGRNADAVLFRQEPRVPWTRRPPNQRWILFLLEAPYFTPNLDRFRGLFNWVSSYRRDSDIAAPYEKFVKYNPPRHTLNATRNYAAGKTKKVAWFVSNCEAANSRLEYAKELGRHIQVDIYGKCGTHKCPRGKDACLQMLKKDYKFYLSFENSNCRDYITEKFFFTGLQHDVIPIVMGAAPEDYRRAAPHYSFIHVDEYPNPRALADYLHQLDANDNAYNEYFRWKGTGEFVNTYFWCRLCAMLHDDTRQMTTYDDVNKWWRGKDVCIGKDRWGEHADRGRYISDFYS; encoded by the exons ATGGGTGGCACCAACACGTGCGGGGATTCGGGATACTTCAACACGGATGTGGATATGGGTGGCACCAACACGGGCGGGGATTCGGGTGGCACCAACATGGGCGGGGATTCGGTTGGCTCCAACACGGATGTGGGTATGGATGGCACCAACACGGGCGGGGATTCGGGTGGCACCAACACGGGCGGGGATGCGGGTGGCACCAACACGGGCGGGGATTCGGTTGGCACCAACACGGGCGGGGATTCGGGAGGCTCCAACACGGATGTGGATATGGGTGGCACCAACATGGGCGGGGATTCGGGTGGCACCAACACGGGCGGGGATACGGGTGGCACCAACACCGGGGGGACTCGGGTGGCACCAACACGGAGGGG TGACCCAAACGAGGTTATTTTAGAAACATTCCCAGACCACAGATCTCACAAAAACTCAAAATATATCTGGATAACACAGAAAACGGGGAAAAGTTTGGAATACGATTTTATTCAAAACTCCACAATCAAAACAGTATTAGACTCTCCAATAGTGTTGAAACCCGCGACACAAGCAGATGAAACAGACGTTATATGGCCAAGTTTGGATCGTTACGAGGACGATAGGATAGTGAAACAGATGAAATTTAAATCTAAGTCCGTCTTAAAACTAGAAAAACTCGGCAAAAAGATACCggtgaaaaatattttgctgtACAATGGCTATAATGACTGGGGAGTCAAACCTGGACGAACATCATTCGTGGAACAAAAGTGCCCCGTTAGCGCGTGCGCGCTGACGGACCGCCGAGTGCACGGACGGAATGCGGACGCTGTTCTGTTTCGCCAGGAGCCGCGTGTTCCATGGACGAGGCGGCCGCCTAATCAGCGGTGGATCCTTTTCTTGTTGGAGGCGCCATACTTCACTCCAAACTTGGACCGCTTCCGGGGACTCTTCAACTGGGTCTCCTCCTACCGACGGGATTCCGACATCGCCGCGCCGTatgaaaagtttgttaaataCAACCCACCGCGACACACGCTTAATGCAACAAGAAACTACGCGGCCGGAAAGACCAAGAAGGTCGCTTGGTTTGTTTCTAACTGCGAGGCCGCCAACAGCCGCCTAGAATACGCCAAGGAGCTGGGCCGCCATATACAGGTGGATATATACGGAAAGTGTGGCACCCACAAATGTCCCAGAGGCAAAGACGCATGTCTGCAGATGTTGAAGAAAGACTACAAGTTTTACCTGTCCTTTGAGAACTCAAACTGCCGGGATTATATAACTGAGAAATTCTTCTTTACGGGCCTTCA GCATGACGTCATCCCTATCGTGATGGGCGCGGCTCCCGAGGACTACCGGCGCGCCGCCCCACATTACTCGTTTATCCACGTGGATGAGTACCCGAACCCGCGAGCACTCGCAGACTACCTTCACCAACTGGATGCAAACGACAATGCTTATAATGAGTACTTCCGGTGGAAGGGAACCGGGGAATTTGTCAACACATATTTTTGGTGTCGCTTGTGCGCCATGCTCCATGACGACACGCGACAAATGACGACATACGATGACGTCAACAAGTGGTGGCGCGGGAAGGATGTGTGTATTGGAAAGGACAGATGGGGCGAACACGCGGACAGAGGGCGCTACATCTCAGACTTTTATTCTTAG
- the LOC128230795 gene encoding uncharacterized transmembrane protein DDB_G0289901-like → MPDTELHLYRSECGDSGGTNTGGDSSGTKTGGDLGGTNTGGDSGGTNTGGDSGGTNTGGDSECVDKGDEGETYKEISNYYWTIDDMCQDTYYGQDKCCLFCKNSKTDGNGDSDGTNNGGDSDGTNTGGDSGGTNTGGDSGGTNTGGDSGGTNTGGDSGGTNTGGDSGGTNTGGDSGGTNTGGDSGGTNTGGDSGGTNTGGDSGGTNTGGDSGGTNTGGDSGGTNTGGDSGGTNTGGDSGGTNTGGDSGGTNTGGDSGGTNTGGDSGGTNTGGDSGGTNTGGDSGGTNTGGDSGGTNTGGDSGGTNTGGDSSGTNTGGDSGGTNTGGDSGGTNTGGDSGGTNTEGDSECVDKGDEGETCNEISNYYWTIDDMCQDTYHGQDKCCMFCKNRR, encoded by the exons ATGCCAGACACCGAATTGCATTTGTATA GAAGCGAATGTGGTGATTCGGGTGGCACCAACACGGGCGGGGATTCAAGCGGCACCAAAACGGGTGGGGATTTAGGTGGCACAAACACGGGTGGGGATTCAGGTGGCACAAACACGGGCGGGGATTCAGGTGGCACAAACACGGGAGGGGATTCAGAGTGTGTAGACAAAGGTGACGAAGGCGAAACGTATAAGGAGATATCGAACTACTATTGGACGATCGATGACATGTGTCAGGACACATACTATGGACAGGATAAGTgctgtttgttttgcaaaaatagCAAAACGGATGGAAACGGAGATTCGGATGGCACCAACAATGGTGGAGATTCGGATGGCACCAACACGGGCGGGGATTCAGGTGGCACAAACACGGGTGGGGATTCAGGTGGCACAAACACGGGTGGGGATTCAGGTGGCACAAACACGGGTGGGGATTCAGGTGGCACAAACACGGGTGGGGATTCAGGTGGCACAAACACGGGCGGGGATTCAGGTGGCACAAACACGGGTGGGGATTCAGGTGGCACAAACACGGGCGGGGATTCAGGTGGCACAAACACGGGTGGGGATTCAGGTGGCACAAACACGGGTGGGGATTCAGGTGGCACAAACACGGGCGGGGATTCAGGTGGCACCAACACGGGCGGGGATTCAGGTGGCACAAACACGGGTGGGGATTCAGGTGGCACAAACACGGGTGGGGATTCAGGTGGCACAAACACGGGTGGGGATTCAGGTGGCACAAACACGGGCGGGGATTCAGGTGGCACAAACACGGGCGGGGATTCAGGTGGCACAAACACGGGTGGGGATTCAGGTGGCACAAACACGGGAGGGGATTCAGGTGGCACAAACACGGGCGGGGATTCAGGTGGCACAAACACGGGTGGGGATTCAAGCGGCACCAACACGGGCGGGGATTCAGGTGGCACAAACACGGGCGGGGATTCAGGTGGCACAAACACGGGCGGGGATTCAGGTGGCACAAACACGGAAGGGGATTCAGAGTGTGTAGACAAAGGTGACGAAGGCGAAACGTGTAATGAGATATCGAACTACTATTGGACGATCGATGACATGTGTCAGGACACATACCATGGACAGGACAAGTGctgtatgttttgtaaaaatagaaGGTAA
- the LOC128230797 gene encoding uncharacterized protein LOC128230797 yields the protein MTCYRDLLSKKDTQNWIKAALALNITKEGLQDFVENVLTCVHKDIFSTVSTSKSLPSGAICAHCFTENVLKCPTRGICTSTRICRFHNTLQPNPCPKGICEDVRDEIIQHHRFTGPSWKNTNADKWCTSPWEIGKCFLPPDGYKTVPSIKESDFNGVLSVMLNCADFETKLSFNVATTTNLLTEVRDIGRRVRHSNDQQIKDTELVDFLFKLRTLLEDKTELANRPEAHHAVEQLKKLQTDDFKISSENQREMLKEGLRLRLTNHYKTTLADMPISPILVEKNAKLSRFYVAPKITEKDHRKLDRIDKKERSKKNANFSDVFCKNGQFLSNVFLVGEPGTGKSTFSVMCALEWTQQYLPAEENVGIKTSYADPEFFKEFAFLFHVTLRDSGKTCDVAEMIKDQLICKIYHEKDVDDGYQLLQTVLESEKCLIIADGLDEWTHPENEKCTCKADEKVTPFRNSANKATLLTTTRPWRLSQIRVQDSKIDKYLEIEGPDDPSQLVKNILTILNEDTENERTPEAFIRMVHEKGLTGLLTAPITLTHLVCLWFEGISLTNSKCDIYAGVINMLSCRHSCMRRELKEPKIKLPHVLTVHECFRQNPTIYLELAKLAYVTLFSGCRESSVVFSSDTVYATLDKQQVEFALKSGLLTEKKSNSYSRRSSHFTFFHKTLQEFLAALHLCVNGDDYNQLSSKYESDNKQYILGDVSQVFIYICGMKPELGVQMSSWINNSIPQCGMKPAIKVLMSMWSSFSPPHSSRCFIPYDNPFREEVPIPEDTELLQDMIVSGYLESQANNYDDTPLTLKHFVFCGRVNVSVLKKLIRININRIQTLLFDARINSEVNLHELITSSSDSLKAVDMLHCVGQYDLSQCHRLEYLSICGDDTTCLQVDTSHITTCRLQFVSSDVELNIFSLFKHNIMWSKLKHLVLDDVKNIQLMCDTLPSLPHLQNFKIQYTDLGELHLLPPASICHIELVCVTMTSEAVRRLMDMMENIPHTVECVMDYCMLKPDRELENIREHIVSSTLFNIEKFAIFQVQVNSLGFFDPFSSIRRLVDSLESFNLDEFEDVREQEDSSASFNLDEFEDIREQENSSASFDIDDFEDIREQEDSSASFDLDEFEDIREQEDSSASFDLGEFEDIREQEDSSASFDLDEFDEIQEPMDNLKLCYVPFEDIRQVLNYSAIFNLKELEAIREQVETSTLYHLRPFVHIRYLVDRTASRYRDALRDIQEQVADRRRPFIIDTFEDTREIVNSPASFNLNAFDIMYRVFRLMYTKM from the exons atgaCTTGTTATCGAGATCTACTGAGCAAGAAAGACACACAGAACTGGATTAAGGCCGCCCTCGCCCTCAACATTACCAAGGAGGGTCTACAAGACTTTGTGGAGAACGTGCTGACATGCGTGCACAAAGACATATTTAGCACCGTTAGCACATCCAAGAGTCTCCCAAGCGGGGCAATATGTGCACATTGTTTTACCGAGAACGTATTAAAGTGCCCCACGCGCGGGATATGTACCAGTACTAGAATCTGCAGATTTCACAACACCCTTCAGCCTAATCCTTGTCCAAAAGGGATTTGTGAAGATGTCCGTGATGAAATTATTCAACATCACAGGTTTACTGGTCCATCTTGGAAGAACACGAACGCAGACAAATGGTGTACCAGTCCTTGGGAGATTGGCAAGTGTTTCCTGCCTCCTGATGGCTACAAGACCGTGCCCTCTATCAAAGAAAGTGACTTCAACGGCGTGCTTAGCGTGATGTTGAATTGTGCGGATTTCGAAACCAAGCTGTCGTTCAATGTTGCGACAACGACAAATTTATTGACAGAG gtAAGGGACATTGGTCGACGCGTCCGCCACTCCAACGACCAACAGATAAAGGACACGGAACTTGTAGACTTCCTGTTTAAGCTCCGAACCCTGCTAGAGGATAAAACTGAGCTGGCGAACCGACCCGAGGCACACcacgccgtggaacagcttAAAAAG CTGCAAACGGACGATTTTAAGATCAGCTCTGAAAACCAACGTGAGATGTTGAAGGAAG GATTGAGACTACGTTTAACGAACCATTACAAAACCACTTTGGCCGACATGCCGATATCTCCTATTCTGGTAGAGAAGAATGCCAAACTCTCCAGGTTCTACGTGGCACCGAAAATTACGGAGAAAGATCATAGAAAACTCGACAGGATTGACAAGAAAGAACGcagtaaaaaaaatgcaaacttttcAGATGTTTTCTGCAAAAACGGTCAGTTCCTCAGCAATGTTTTCCTTGTTGGTGAACCTGGCACCGGAAAATCAACATTCTCCGTAATGTGTGCCCTGGAATGGACTCAACAGTATTTACCAGCGGAGGAAAACGTTGGTATTAAAACAAGCTATGCCGACCCAGAATTCTTCAaagagtttgcatttttgtttcatgtcaCCCTACGAGATTCAGGTAAAACTTGTGATGTAGCAGAAATGATCAAGGATCAGCTAATATGTAAAATTTACCACGAAAAGGATGTCGATGATGGCTATCAGCTATTGCAGACGGTGCTGGAAAgtgaaaaatgtttaatcataGCTGACGGCCTTGATGAATGGACTCATCCAGAAAATGAAAAGTGTACCTGCAAAGCGGACGAGAAAGTCACCCCTTTCCGGAACTCGGCCAACAAGGCCACACTTCTCACGACAACACGACCCTGGCGACTCTCACAGATTAGAGTACAGGATTCAAAGATCGACAAGTATCTTGAAATAGAAGGACCTGACGACCCATCACAACTAGTGAAAAATATCCTCACCATCCTAAATGAGGATACTGAGAATGAACGGACTCCAGAGGCCTTTATACGAATGGTACATGAAAAGGGTCTTACAGGTTTATTGACAGCACCTATCACACTCACCCACCTGGTGTGCCTATGGTTCGAGGGTATATCGTTGACCAATTCAAAGTGTGATATTTATGCTGGAGTGATAAACATGCTTTCATGTAGACATAGTTGTATGCGAAGGGAGCTTAAAGAGCCCAAAATTAAACTGCCACATGTATTAACGGTTCATGAATGCTTTAGACAAAATCCGACAATATACCTTGAGCTAGCAAAGTTGGCATACGTTACTTTGTTTTCAGGGTGCCGAGAATCGTCTGTTGTTTTCAGCAGCGATACGGTTTACGCTACATTAGACAAACAGCAGGTTGAGTTTGCATTGAAGTCGGGTCTACTCACGGAGAAAAAATCCAACTCATATAGCAGGAGATCATCTCATTTTAcattctttcataaaacacttcaagaGTTTTTAGCGGCTCTTCATTTATGCGTTAATGGAGACGACTACAATCAGCTATCAAGCAAGTACGAATcagataataaacaatatatcttGGGAGATGTTTCTCaggtttttatttacatttgtggaATGAAGCCCGAGCTCGGTGTTCAAATGTCTTCATGGATCAATAATTCTATACCACAATGTGGAATGAAGCCAGCGATCAAAGTTTTAATGTCTATGTGGTCCAGTTTTTCTCCACCACACAGCTCCCGTTGCTTTATACCCTACGACAATCCCTTCAGGGAAGAGGTACCAATACCCGAAGACACGGAGCTACTTCAGGACATGATTGTTTCCGGGTACCTTGAATCCCAGGCGAACAACTATGATGACACCCCGCTCACTCTCAAGCACTTTGTGTTCTGTGGAAGGGTAAATGTCAGTGTGTTAAAAAAGCTGATTCGGATAAACATTAACCGAATTCAGACACTACTCTTTGATGCTAGAATAAATAGTGAGGTAAATCTACATGAGTTGATCACATCTTCCTCAGACTCCCTAAAAGCAGTTGATATGTTACACTGTGTTGGGCAGTATGACCTGTCCCAGTGTCACAGGCTGGAATATCTGAGTATATGTGGAGACGATACTACATGTTTGCAGGTTGATACATCACATATAACAACATGTAGATTACAATTCGTATCATCGGATGTcgaattaaacatatttagtttatttaaacacaatataatgtGGAGTAAACTAAAACATCTTGTTTTAGACGACGTTAAGAATATACAGTTAATGTGCGATACACTTCCAAGTCTTCCccatttacaaaactttaaaatacaatacacaGATCTAGGTGAGCTCCACCTCCTCCCTCCAGCCTCCATTTGCCATATTGAACTAGTGTGTGTGACAATGACATCGGAAGCGGTGCGGAGACTAATGGATATGATGGAGAACATACCACACACCGTAGAATGTGTGATGGATTACTGCATGCTGAAACCAGACCGTGAGTTGGAAAACATCCGAGAGCATATTGTCAGTTCGACGTTgttcaatattgaaaaatttGCAATCTTCCAAGTGCAAGTGAACAGCTTGGGTTTTTTTGACCCATTCTCTAGCATCCGAAGGCTTGTGGACAGTTTGGAGTCATTCAATCTTGACGAATTTGAGGACGTTCGAGAGCAAGAAGACAGCTCGGCGTCATTCAATCTTGACGAATTTGAGGACATTCGAGAGCAAGAAAACAGCTCGGCGTCATTCGATATTGATGATTTTGAAGACATTCGAGAGCAAGAAGACAGCTCGGCGTCATTCGATCTTGACGAATTTGAGGACATTCGAGAGCAAGAAGACAGCTCGGCGTCATTTGATCTTGGCGAATTTGAGGACATTCGAGAGCAAGAAGACAGCTCGGCGTCATTCGATCTTGACGAATTTGACGAAATTCAAGAGCCAATGGACAATTTGAAGTTATGTTATGTCCCATTCGAAGACATCCGTCAGGTTTTGAACTATTCGGCGATATTCAATCTTAAAGAATTAGAAGCCATCCGAGAACAAGTGGAAACTTCAACGTTATACCATCTTAGACCATTTGTACACATCCGATACCTGGTCGACAGAACAGCGTCACGTTATCGTGACGCGTTAAGGGACATCCAAGAGCAAGTCGCGGACAGGCGAAGGCCATTTATTATTGACACGTTTGAGGACACCCGAGAGATAGTGAACAGCCCGGCGTCATTTAATCTTAATGCATTTGACATTATGTATCGAGTGTTTAGATTAATGTAcactaaaatgtaa